GGTCATGTACCGCTCAAATGCATTGATGTCCTCGAAGCGCTGCCGCCAAATCTCCTTCGTCACTAACGAGGATGGCAGTTTCTGAGCATGGAGGATGGCGGGATGGACGCGCACAACCAGAACCTCTTCATAGTAAGAGCGATTGAAGATGCCGATGCGACCGCGCTCGGGAACGCATTTCGTCGTGCGCCAGAGGTAATCGTGATCCAATTCCTCCGGTGACGGAGCCTTAAAGGAATAGACCTGGCATCCCTGGGGATTTACTCCAGACATCACGTGCTTGATGGTGCTGTCTTTGCCCGCCGCATCCATCGCCTGAAAGATCAGCAACAGCGCCCAGCGATCCTGCGCGTACAACTTGTCTTGCAGATCGGCAAGCATGGAGACGCCATGGACAAGCAGGTCTCGCGCTTTCTGCTTGTCGGAGGACTTGAGATCGTGAGTATCGGCAGGATCGTAGTCTTTTAACGAAAACCGTTTTCCATCCGTGATGCGATACGGATTCACGAATTCCGCTACTTCCCTGCGAAGCTTCATGTGCCTCCTATGCCGGACTGACTGAAACCAGTTCGGTACCAACGGTTCGAAAAGCAAAGTCCAGCTACTGTTTTCGGGTCATCGACTTCAGGGACCGAAATTGTACCCGATGGGCCGTTCGAGCAACGC
The sequence above is drawn from the Terriglobales bacterium genome and encodes:
- a CDS encoding polyphosphate kinase 2 family protein is translated as MKLRREVAEFVNPYRITDGKRFSLKDYDPADTHDLKSSDKQKARDLLVHGVSMLADLQDKLYAQDRWALLLIFQAMDAAGKDSTIKHVMSGVNPQGCQVYSFKAPSPEELDHDYLWRTTKCVPERGRIGIFNRSYYEEVLVVRVHPAILHAQKLPSSLVTKEIWRQRFEDINAFERYMTRNGIVIRKFFLHLSKKEQRKRFLNRLDEPEKNWKFSLSDVKEREFWDQYQDAYEEMIRATSTEHAPWFVVPADNKWYTRLVVAEATVEALHSMDLDYPKVDAARRKEIDAAKKELGENRKGRK